A region of Tolypothrix sp. NIES-4075 DNA encodes the following proteins:
- a CDS encoding cyanophycinase — protein sequence MPQLKAKSLEMRTPQATKTAVLVIGGAEDKVHGREILRTFFGRAGASNGYITIIPSASREPAIIGGRYTRIFEEMGARKVEILDIRERDQCESTETKASLEACSGVFLTGGDQLRLCGVLADTPAMEIIRQRVRAGQLTLAGTSAGAAVMGHHMIAGGGSGETPKRSLVDMATGLGFIPEVIVDQHFHNRNRMGRLISAIAAHPDRLGIGIDEDTCAMFERDGWLQAMGKGSVTIVDPTEVTHTNEPHVGASEPLTVHNLRLHILSHGDRFHLYQRTVLPAVHRISS from the coding sequence ATGCCGCAATTAAAAGCTAAATCGCTGGAAATGAGGACACCTCAAGCAACTAAGACCGCCGTTCTAGTTATCGGAGGCGCAGAAGACAAAGTTCACGGACGCGAAATCCTCAGAACTTTTTTTGGACGTGCCGGTGCTAGCAATGGCTATATTACAATAATTCCATCAGCCTCCCGCGAACCTGCCATCATTGGTGGTCGGTATACCCGGATTTTTGAAGAAATGGGTGCTAGAAAGGTTGAGATATTAGACATTCGGGAACGGGATCAGTGTGAAAGCACCGAAACAAAAGCATCCTTAGAAGCCTGTAGCGGGGTGTTTTTGACAGGGGGGGATCAATTGCGCCTGTGTGGTGTGTTGGCAGATACGCCAGCAATGGAAATTATCAGGCAACGAGTGAGGGCAGGGCAGCTGACCCTCGCAGGTACTTCGGCAGGGGCAGCAGTGATGGGGCATCATATGATTGCTGGTGGAGGCAGTGGTGAAACACCAAAACGTTCTTTAGTTGATATGGCAACAGGTTTGGGATTTATTCCAGAAGTGATTGTCGATCAACACTTTCACAATCGCAATCGGATGGGAAGATTAATTAGCGCGATCGCCGCACATCCCGATCGCCTGGGCATTGGCATTGATGAAGATACTTGTGCCATGTTTGAAAGGGATGGTTGGTTGCAAGCTATGGGCAAAGGCAGTGTCACAATTGTCGATCCCACAGAAGTTACTCACACTAACGAACCCCATGTTGGAGCCTCAGAACCGCTAACGGTGCATAATTTGCGACTGCATATCCTCAGTCATGGCGATCGCTTCCACCTTTACCAACGCACCGTCCTGCCCGCTGTACACCGTATTTCCAGCTGA
- the cphA gene encoding cyanophycin synthetase has protein sequence MRILKIQTLRGPNYWSIRRHKLIVMRLDLENLAETPSNEIPGFYEGLVEALPSLEGHYCSPGCRGGFLLRVREGTMMGHIVEHVALELQELSGMQVGFGRTRETATPGVYQVVIEYLNEEAGRYASRAAVRLCQSIVDRGRYPKAELDQDLQDLKELWRDASLGPSTEAIVKEAEKRGIPWMSLPARFLIQLGYGANQKRMQATMTDNTSILGVELAGDKEATKRILAASGVPVPRGTVINFLDDLEEAIEHVGGFPIVIKPLDGNHGRGITIDIRTREEAEAAYDAARQVSRSIIVERYYVGRDHRVLVVNGKVVAVAERVPAHVVGNGRSTVAELIDETNQDPNRGEGHDNVLTKIELDRTSYQLLERQGYTLNSVPNKGEMCYLRATANLSTGGIAVDRTDEIHPETVWLAQRVVKIIGLDIAGLDVVTTDISRPLREVDGVIVEVNAAPGFRMHVAPSVGIPRNVAGAVMDMLFPNDQASSIPILTVTGTNGKTTTTRLLAHICKQTGKVVGYTTTDGTYIGDYLVETGDNTGPQSAHLILQDATVEVAVLETARGGLLRSGLGFEAANVGVVLNVAADHLGIGDIDTIDQLANLKSVVAESVYPDGYAVLNADDVRVAAMAEKTKANIAYFTMNPDSDLVRKHIQKGGVAAVYENGYLSIVKGDWTHRIERAENIPLTMGGRAPFMIANALAASLAAFVQNVTIEQIRAGLKTFRASESQTPGRMNLFNLGNHHALVDYAHNAASYEAVGSFVRNWNTGQRIGVVGGPGDRRDEDFVTLGKLSADIFDYIIVKEDDDTRGRPRGSAASLITQGIIQVKPNCRYEVVMDETQAINKALDMAPDNSLVVILPESVSRAIKLIKLRGLVKEELHQPSTTTNPVDSQISVLNKLL, from the coding sequence ATGAGAATCCTCAAGATCCAGACATTACGCGGCCCCAATTACTGGAGCATTCGACGCCACAAGCTCATAGTCATGCGCCTCGATTTAGAAAATCTGGCCGAGACGCCCTCGAATGAAATTCCTGGCTTCTATGAAGGATTAGTTGAGGCACTGCCAAGTTTGGAGGGTCATTATTGCTCCCCTGGCTGTCGTGGTGGCTTTTTGTTACGGGTTCGCGAAGGCACCATGATGGGTCACATCGTCGAACACGTAGCCTTAGAACTCCAGGAATTATCCGGAATGCAGGTAGGCTTTGGTCGGACTCGCGAAACCGCCACACCTGGGGTTTACCAGGTAGTAATTGAATACCTGAATGAAGAAGCCGGACGCTATGCTTCCCGCGCAGCAGTGCGGTTGTGCCAAAGCATAGTTGATCGAGGTCGTTATCCTAAAGCCGAATTAGACCAAGACTTACAAGACTTAAAAGAATTGTGGCGCGATGCTTCCTTAGGACCTTCAACAGAAGCAATTGTCAAAGAAGCCGAAAAAAGAGGCATTCCCTGGATGTCTTTGCCAGCACGCTTTTTGATTCAGCTGGGCTACGGGGCTAACCAGAAACGGATGCAAGCCACAATGACCGATAATACCAGCATTCTGGGTGTAGAACTCGCTGGCGACAAAGAAGCCACCAAACGCATCTTAGCTGCGTCGGGAGTGCCAGTCCCCAGAGGCACGGTAATCAACTTCTTGGACGATTTGGAAGAAGCTATAGAACACGTTGGCGGTTTTCCCATCGTCATCAAGCCTTTAGATGGCAATCACGGACGCGGGATCACCATTGATATCCGCACCAGAGAAGAAGCTGAAGCCGCATACGATGCCGCCAGACAAGTTTCCCGCTCAATCATTGTTGAGCGCTATTATGTCGGACGCGACCATAGAGTACTCGTGGTAAATGGTAAAGTCGTAGCAGTAGCTGAACGCGTGCCAGCTCATGTAGTTGGTAACGGCAGATCCACCGTAGCTGAACTAATTGACGAAACCAATCAAGACCCAAATCGCGGTGAAGGACATGATAACGTCCTGACAAAAATTGAACTAGACCGCACCAGTTATCAGCTACTAGAAAGGCAAGGCTACACTCTCAATAGCGTGCCAAATAAAGGTGAGATGTGTTATCTCCGGGCAACTGCTAACCTAAGTACAGGTGGTATTGCCGTAGACCGCACCGACGAAATCCACCCAGAAACCGTTTGGCTAGCACAACGGGTAGTCAAAATTATCGGTTTAGATATCGCCGGACTTGATGTTGTCACCACCGATATTAGCCGTCCTTTGCGCGAAGTTGATGGCGTGATTGTCGAAGTTAACGCTGCCCCAGGTTTCCGAATGCACGTTGCCCCCAGCGTTGGCATTCCCCGCAATGTTGCTGGCGCAGTCATGGATATGCTGTTTCCCAACGACCAAGCCAGCAGCATTCCTATCCTCACTGTGACCGGTACAAACGGCAAAACCACCACTACTCGCCTGCTAGCACACATTTGCAAGCAAACAGGTAAAGTTGTCGGTTATACAACTACAGATGGAACTTATATCGGTGATTACTTAGTGGAGACGGGAGACAATACAGGTCCCCAAAGCGCTCACTTAATTTTGCAAGACGCAACTGTAGAAGTAGCGGTACTGGAAACGGCTCGCGGCGGTCTTCTGCGCTCAGGGCTGGGTTTTGAAGCCGCAAATGTGGGTGTAGTATTAAATGTAGCCGCCGACCATTTAGGCATAGGCGATATTGATACTATTGACCAATTGGCAAATCTTAAGAGTGTGGTAGCCGAATCTGTTTATCCTGATGGCTATGCAGTACTCAATGCCGATGATGTGCGAGTTGCGGCGATGGCAGAAAAAACCAAAGCGAATATTGCTTACTTCACCATGAACCCGGATTCGGATCTGGTGCGAAAGCACATCCAAAAGGGTGGAGTTGCAGCAGTGTATGAAAATGGCTATTTGTCAATAGTCAAAGGCGATTGGACGCACCGCATCGAAAGGGCAGAAAATATACCTTTGACAATGGGTGGACGTGCGCCATTTATGATTGCTAATGCTTTAGCAGCTTCTTTGGCAGCGTTTGTGCAAAATGTGACAATTGAACAGATTCGTGCTGGGTTAAAAACCTTCCGCGCTTCTGAGAGTCAAACCCCAGGACGAATGAATTTGTTTAATTTGGGGAATCACCACGCTTTGGTAGATTATGCCCATAACGCGGCTAGTTATGAAGCTGTGGGTTCATTTGTCCGCAACTGGAATACAGGACAGCGAATTGGTGTAGTTGGTGGACCAGGCGATCGCCGTGACGAAGACTTTGTTACTTTAGGTAAACTGTCAGCAGATATTTTCGACTACATCATCGTCAAAGAAGATGATGACACAAGGGGGCGTCCACGAGGTTCAGCTGCGAGTTTGATTACCCAAGGCATCATCCAAGTCAAGCCTAATTGCCGCTATGAAGTCGTTATGGACGAAACCCAAGCAATTAACAAAGCTTTAGATATGGCTCCAGATAACAGTCTGGTGGTGATTTTACCAGAAAGTGTCAGCCGCGCTATTAAGTTAATTAAACTGCGCGGTCTAGTTAAAGAGGAGTTGCATCAACCAAGTACTACAACTAATCCTGTGGATTCCCAAATCTCTGTGTTAAATAAGCTGTTATGA
- a CDS encoding Sec-independent protein translocase subunit TatA/TatB: MFGLGWTEVAVIAIVAILIFGPKKIPELGSALGKTLRGFKEEMKNPSDENSPEEKEDFKS; encoded by the coding sequence ATGTTTGGACTAGGATGGACGGAAGTGGCTGTAATCGCTATAGTTGCTATTTTAATTTTTGGACCAAAAAAAATTCCCGAACTGGGAAGCGCACTGGGCAAAACCCTCAGGGGATTTAAAGAGGAAATGAAAAATCCCAGTGACGAAAACAGTCCGGAAGAAAAAGAAGATTTCAAAAGTTAG
- a CDS encoding serine/threonine protein kinase, with protein sequence MNGQILGDRYQIQQQLGKKAGRRSLLARNLETEELVVIKLLSFNSDFEWDDLKLFEREAETLKSLSHPQIPGYIDYFEVNSPSIKGFALVQSYIPAETLEQYLKAGRSFTETEVKEIAKQVLEILIYLHSLHPRVIHRDIKPSNILLGDAYGGLRQRTGNSAGLVYLVDFGSVQTVAKESGTRTVVGTYGYMPPEQFGDRTTSASDLYSLGATLIYLVTGSHPADLPLHDFRISFEHIANLSPAFTDWLRWMTEPSLEKRLNSATDALAALNDSQPRITALTKPSGSKIKLTKDRDSLLILIPPAGFQSSMVFTSLFAIAWNSFIFFWTTAALAAPFPVNVILSLFSLPFWGAGFHLASLLLFPLFKSTGLRLTKQQIAFTTKIFGFKFYQRPSLTQDITKLVYTSSHFTKDSQGNRFQVPAQLDIWAGVQKYEIAINNGIVKSEVELEWLAHELSDWLGIPITRDS encoded by the coding sequence ATGAATGGTCAAATATTAGGCGATCGCTATCAAATTCAGCAACAGTTAGGAAAAAAGGCGGGACGGCGATCGCTTTTAGCCCGTAACTTAGAAACTGAGGAATTAGTTGTAATAAAGTTACTTTCTTTTAACAGTGATTTTGAATGGGACGATCTCAAGCTGTTTGAACGAGAAGCCGAAACGTTAAAATCTTTGTCTCATCCTCAAATTCCGGGTTATATAGATTATTTTGAGGTAAATTCACCTTCTATTAAAGGATTTGCTTTAGTACAGTCTTATATCCCCGCAGAAACTTTAGAGCAATATTTAAAAGCAGGACGTAGTTTTACGGAAACGGAAGTAAAAGAAATAGCTAAACAAGTTTTAGAAATTCTCATTTACTTACACTCTTTGCATCCAAGAGTAATTCACCGCGATATTAAGCCTAGCAATATTTTATTGGGCGATGCCTACGGGGGGCTACGCCAACGCACTGGTAATAGTGCAGGTCTTGTGTACCTTGTAGATTTTGGCTCGGTGCAGACTGTTGCCAAAGAAAGCGGAACTCGGACTGTGGTAGGAACATACGGTTATATGCCACCCGAACAATTTGGCGATCGCACAACTAGTGCCTCTGACCTTTATAGTTTAGGTGCAACATTAATTTACTTGGTTACGGGTTCGCACCCAGCAGATTTACCCCTTCATGATTTTCGCATTTCCTTTGAGCATATCGCTAATCTCAGTCCCGCTTTTACTGATTGGTTGCGGTGGATGACTGAACCGAGTTTAGAAAAGCGTTTGAATTCTGCTACTGATGCACTCGCAGCTTTAAATGATTCACAACCAAGAATTACTGCTTTAACTAAACCAAGTGGTAGTAAAATTAAACTTACCAAAGATAGAGATTCGCTCTTAATTCTTATTCCGCCGGCTGGCTTTCAGTCATCAATGGTGTTCACAAGTTTGTTTGCGATCGCTTGGAATTCTTTTATCTTTTTTTGGACAACTGCCGCTCTTGCCGCTCCTTTTCCAGTCAATGTTATTTTGAGCTTATTCTCCCTTCCTTTTTGGGGTGCTGGCTTTCATCTGGCATCTTTGCTACTGTTTCCTTTATTTAAAAGTACCGGATTGCGCTTGACAAAGCAGCAAATTGCCTTCACAACCAAGATATTTGGATTTAAATTTTATCAACGTCCATCGCTAACACAAGATATTACTAAGTTGGTTTACACTTCCAGCCACTTTACTAAAGACTCTCAAGGAAACCGCTTTCAAGTGCCGGCACAATTAGATATTTGGGCAGGAGTCCAGAAGTATGAAATAGCTATTAATAATGGTATTGTCAAATCTGAAGTTGAACTTGAATGGCTAGCGCATGAATTAAGCGATTGGTTAGGTATACCGATTACGCGAGATTCGTAG
- the cbiT gene encoding precorrin-6Y C5,15-methyltransferase subunit CbiT yields the protein MPSQLWPYITPGIPDELFESLPGIPLSQREIRLLLIAQLRLLPNSVLWDIGAGTGTIPVEVGLLCPQGQIIAVERDEEVANLIRRNCDRFEVKNVEVIEGSAPECLHNLKEKPHRVCIEGGRSIQEILQAVWNYLPPSGRVVATAASLETLYAISQSFSVLQARNVEVVQSAINRLETRGYSQTFAAVDPIFILSGEKLD from the coding sequence ATGCCCTCCCAACTTTGGCCCTACATTACTCCTGGTATCCCTGATGAGTTGTTTGAAAGCCTACCGGGAATTCCTCTTTCACAGCGCGAAATTCGCCTGCTGTTGATAGCTCAACTGCGTCTGTTACCCAATTCGGTGTTGTGGGATATTGGCGCGGGAACAGGTACAATTCCGGTAGAAGTGGGGTTGTTGTGTCCTCAGGGGCAGATTATCGCAGTAGAAAGAGATGAAGAAGTAGCCAACTTAATTCGGCGTAACTGCGATCGCTTTGAAGTAAAGAATGTTGAAGTCATTGAAGGTAGTGCCCCAGAGTGTTTGCACAATCTGAAAGAGAAACCCCATCGCGTCTGCATCGAAGGAGGACGTTCCATCCAAGAAATTTTGCAAGCAGTTTGGAATTATTTACCTCCATCCGGTCGAGTTGTCGCCACAGCTGCTAGTCTAGAAACTCTGTATGCTATTTCTCAAAGCTTTTCTGTGCTGCAAGCGAGGAATGTTGAAGTTGTCCAATCGGCAATTAATCGCTTAGAAACACGCGGCTATTCGCAAACCTTTGCCGCCGTCGATCCTATTTTTATCCTCAGTGGTGAGAAACTAGACTAA
- a CDS encoding phosphatidate cytidylyltransferase, translating to MPWSRIISGIVAIAIALSATLLGGWYFTIMFAAIIFLGQQEYFELVRSKGIAPAAKTTLVVSQALLVICTLNGSLADAVTPLAGTFICFYLLFQPKMATIADISASIMGLFYTGYLPSYWVRLRAIDSSSIKNLPFGGYLPPDWLDIIQKGNFAFLPQGLTSTALTFLCIWSADIGAYTFGKFFGKTPLSDISPKKTVEGAVFGISASVLVAVAGAYFLNWSKPPLTGMALGLLIGIASLLGDLTESMLKRDAGVKDSGQLIPGHGGILDRTDSYIFTAPLVYYFVTLVLPLLGDRGNW from the coding sequence ATGCCTTGGTCTCGAATTATTAGTGGAATTGTGGCGATCGCCATTGCTTTAAGTGCGACTCTTTTAGGGGGTTGGTACTTTACTATTATGTTTGCGGCGATTATCTTTTTGGGTCAACAGGAATATTTTGAGTTAGTGCGAAGCAAAGGTATCGCTCCTGCCGCTAAAACTACTCTTGTTGTCAGCCAAGCTTTGTTAGTCATTTGTACTCTTAATGGCTCTTTAGCTGATGCTGTCACACCATTAGCCGGGACATTTATTTGTTTTTACTTATTGTTTCAGCCAAAGATGGCAACGATCGCCGATATTTCTGCTTCGATCATGGGGTTATTTTACACTGGTTATTTGCCAAGTTACTGGGTAAGGTTACGCGCAATTGATAGTTCTAGTATCAAAAATCTACCTTTTGGTGGGTACTTACCCCCAGATTGGCTAGATATTATTCAAAAAGGAAATTTTGCTTTTCTACCACAAGGTTTAACATCAACAGCGCTGACCTTCCTCTGCATTTGGTCAGCTGACATCGGCGCTTACACTTTCGGCAAATTCTTCGGTAAAACTCCTCTATCTGATATCAGCCCGAAAAAAACCGTTGAAGGAGCAGTATTTGGCATTAGCGCCAGCGTTCTTGTAGCCGTAGCAGGAGCTTATTTTCTTAACTGGTCAAAACCTCCTTTGACTGGTATGGCGCTGGGTTTGCTGATTGGGATCGCTAGTCTTTTAGGCGACCTCACCGAATCCATGCTCAAACGCGATGCTGGGGTAAAAGATTCCGGGCAATTAATCCCAGGTCACGGCGGCATCTTAGATCGTACTGATAGTTATATTTTTACCGCTCCTTTAGTTTACTACTTCGTCACACTCGTATTGCCATTGTTAGGGGATAGGGGTAATTGGTAA
- a CDS encoding LmeA family phospholipid-binding protein, translated as MYKENSSPKNPQKIRIITNVLKTALSLWLRSQTSQISQLEVEIQASDRQLLSGRIPGVSIFATHAIYQGLHLTEIFLKAENIRINIGAVLKGQPLRLLETVPVVGEVILNEEDLKASLSSELLSTALNDVLLKLLPEHSPNSKPTAWQTISLANNKLIVCGIHTDVTNPTTIEMSVSLELLSAHELQLSQIQIKHGTAVLTEGNQGHYLDLGSDVDIQELTLIPGKLVCRGRINVNP; from the coding sequence ATGTATAAAGAAAATTCATCACCCAAAAATCCCCAGAAGATACGCATCATCACCAATGTACTAAAAACAGCGCTCTCGCTGTGGTTGCGATCGCAAACGAGCCAGATATCGCAACTGGAAGTGGAAATTCAAGCAAGCGATCGCCAACTTCTTTCCGGTCGCATTCCTGGAGTATCTATTTTTGCTACTCATGCAATTTATCAAGGTCTCCATCTCACAGAAATTTTCCTAAAGGCAGAAAATATAAGGATAAACATCGGCGCAGTACTCAAGGGACAACCACTGCGACTGTTAGAAACAGTACCAGTAGTTGGGGAGGTAATCCTGAACGAGGAGGATCTCAAAGCCTCTCTCTCATCGGAATTATTATCGACAGCTTTAAATGATGTACTGCTAAAACTATTACCAGAACACAGCCCAAATTCCAAGCCAACAGCTTGGCAAACAATTTCCCTTGCAAATAATAAGTTGATAGTTTGCGGAATTCATACAGACGTAACCAATCCCACCACGATTGAGATGAGTGTAAGCCTAGAATTACTCAGCGCTCATGAATTGCAACTGTCACAAATCCAAATAAAACACGGCACAGCAGTGCTTACAGAAGGTAATCAAGGACACTATCTGGATCTTGGTTCAGATGTGGATATCCAAGAATTAACGCTGATCCCAGGTAAACTAGTCTGTCGCGGACGGATTAACGTTAATCCCTAA
- a CDS encoding pseudouridine synthase, which produces MEERLQKILSKWGIASRREAEEMIVLKRVRINGTLAHLGQKADPLIDTITVDGKPISGLLRPALIYLLLHKPAGIVSTCDDPQGRPTVLHLLPKELRENQGIHPVGRLDAYSTGALILTNDGNLTFGLTHPSHSIPKTYRVLVKGHPPESVLQRWRQGVMLEGKKTRSAQVRLRESLADESCLEIILKEGRNRQIRRVAELLGYPVIKLHRTAIGSIQLEKPGEPLLAEGSYRSLKDDEIRFLQEQIKHIPINDSAGFRSIKQS; this is translated from the coding sequence ATGGAGGAAAGGTTACAAAAGATTTTATCTAAATGGGGTATAGCCTCAAGACGCGAAGCCGAAGAAATGATTGTGCTGAAGCGGGTGCGGATTAATGGCACATTAGCGCACTTAGGTCAAAAAGCTGACCCGCTCATAGACACTATCACAGTAGATGGCAAGCCGATATCTGGTCTTCTGCGTCCAGCTTTAATTTATCTATTACTACACAAACCAGCTGGAATAGTTTCCACCTGCGATGATCCTCAAGGACGACCAACAGTGCTGCATCTATTACCGAAAGAATTAAGAGAAAATCAAGGCATTCATCCGGTTGGTCGTTTAGATGCATACTCAACAGGGGCATTAATACTTACAAATGACGGAAACTTAACATTTGGATTAACTCATCCCAGCCACAGTATTCCTAAGACTTATCGTGTTTTGGTAAAAGGTCATCCTCCAGAATCAGTGTTACAAAGATGGCGTCAGGGTGTGATGTTGGAGGGTAAAAAAACGCGATCGGCGCAAGTGCGTCTAAGAGAAAGTTTGGCAGATGAAAGCTGCCTAGAAATTATTTTAAAGGAGGGAAGAAATCGTCAGATTCGCCGTGTAGCCGAACTGCTGGGATACCCAGTGATTAAGCTGCACCGCACAGCCATAGGTTCAATTCAATTAGAAAAGCCCGGAGAACCTTTATTAGCTGAAGGTTCCTATCGTTCCCTAAAAGATGATGAGATTCGCTTTTTGCAAGAGCAAATTAAGCACATACCTATTAATGATTCAGCAGGGTTTAGGAGTATCAAACAATCATGA
- a CDS encoding helix-turn-helix domain-containing protein, whose translation MKWQKSKDDNQPIVSVEQLRAEKLASLGGQLWVKRTEQNLSLDEMVVSTMIPRRLLQAIEEGNLDDLPEPIYIRGLIRQFADALGLDGAEFAKSFPVGSNHVNLTPGWKPTPFGQLLRPFHLYVLYIALIVCSVSGLSRLLNNAAIEANNSQSTEKAQIKPKQTPTVQIQPVSNISSNGQAVQIGVTLKEKSWIRVVADGKTEFEGELPEGTQRTWKAQDQLTVRAGNAGGVLVSVNKEEAKPMGDPGKVKEVIVAAKAGT comes from the coding sequence ATGAAATGGCAAAAAAGCAAAGATGATAATCAACCAATAGTTTCTGTGGAGCAATTACGAGCCGAAAAGTTGGCTTCCTTGGGTGGTCAACTTTGGGTAAAGCGTACTGAACAAAATTTATCCTTGGATGAAATGGTCGTATCGACCATGATTCCCCGTCGGTTGTTGCAAGCGATCGAAGAAGGCAATTTAGATGATTTGCCAGAACCAATTTATATTCGTGGTTTAATTAGACAATTTGCTGATGCACTGGGGTTGGATGGAGCGGAATTTGCTAAGAGTTTCCCGGTCGGCTCAAATCACGTTAACCTGACACCTGGTTGGAAACCTACCCCCTTCGGTCAACTGCTGCGTCCTTTTCATCTTTATGTGCTTTACATTGCTTTGATTGTCTGTTCTGTTAGCGGGTTGTCTCGATTATTGAATAATGCTGCTATCGAAGCGAACAATAGCCAAAGCACCGAAAAAGCACAAATTAAGCCGAAACAAACACCTACTGTGCAAATTCAACCTGTTAGCAATATCAGCAGTAACGGACAGGCAGTGCAGATTGGTGTCACCTTAAAGGAGAAATCTTGGATTCGCGTAGTCGCTGATGGCAAAACTGAATTTGAGGGGGAATTGCCCGAAGGAACCCAACGCACTTGGAAAGCTCAAGATCAACTGACAGTTAGAGCCGGCAATGCTGGGGGTGTGTTGGTAAGTGTCAATAAAGAGGAAGCCAAGCCAATGGGAGATCCTGGGAAAGTCAAAGAAGTGATAGTTGCTGCCAAGGCTGGGACTTGA
- the malQ gene encoding 4-alpha-glucanotransferase, which yields MPFLRSSGILLHPTSFPGRFGIGDLGVEAYAFIDFLRESYQQYWQVLPLGPTGYGNSPYASYSALAGNPLLISPQKLLEQNLLSPEDLDNLPGFDPNKVDYGQVVPFKIGLLKKACENFKTQAAPTQHKEFAGFCDTKAFWLDDYALFMALKDAKGGASWHTWEPEVRKRQPEAINRVRQEMEAEIFYYKYIQFEFFRQWSELKNYANMSHVEIIGDIPIYVAHDSADVWSNPDIFCLNQETGEASLMAGVPPDYFSATGQLWGNPVYNWEELEKQNFKWWMRRFEAMLDYIDIIRIDHFRGFEAYWAVKQGEQTAMNGEWIKAPGDKLFEEIKQRLGKLPVLAEDLGVITPEVEALRDKFEFPGMKVLQFAFGSDPGNGFLPFNYPRNAVVYTGTHDNDTTVGWFNQASDWEKQNLLLYLGSVSSEGIQWDLIRLALSSVANQAIIPLQDIFGLDTQGRMNKPSVAEGNWEWRYQSEALTHELRSKLKDLTTIYGRAPQTK from the coding sequence ATGCCTTTTTTGAGATCCAGCGGTATTTTACTTCATCCCACGTCATTTCCCGGTCGATTCGGCATTGGTGACTTAGGCGTAGAAGCTTACGCCTTTATTGATTTTCTCAGAGAAAGTTACCAACAATACTGGCAAGTCTTGCCATTAGGACCAACTGGTTACGGTAATTCTCCTTATGCTTCTTATTCAGCATTAGCAGGAAACCCTCTACTCATCAGCCCCCAAAAGCTGCTTGAGCAAAATTTGCTATCCCCTGAAGACCTTGATAATTTACCAGGATTTGATCCAAACAAAGTAGATTACGGGCAGGTTGTACCATTTAAGATTGGGCTGTTAAAGAAAGCCTGCGAGAACTTTAAAACCCAGGCAGCACCAACACAGCATAAAGAATTTGCAGGTTTTTGCGACACCAAAGCATTTTGGCTCGATGATTACGCTTTATTTATGGCGTTGAAAGATGCTAAGGGGGGTGCAAGCTGGCATACTTGGGAACCAGAAGTGCGTAAGCGCCAACCAGAAGCGATAAATCGAGTGCGGCAAGAAATGGAGGCGGAGATTTTTTATTACAAATACATCCAATTTGAATTTTTCCGCCAATGGTCGGAACTCAAAAACTATGCCAATATGTCCCATGTTGAAATTATCGGTGATATCCCGATCTACGTAGCTCACGACAGCGCTGATGTCTGGTCTAATCCTGATATTTTTTGCTTAAATCAAGAGACAGGAGAAGCCTCACTCATGGCGGGAGTTCCACCAGATTACTTTAGCGCCACCGGTCAATTGTGGGGCAACCCAGTTTACAACTGGGAAGAATTAGAAAAACAAAACTTTAAATGGTGGATGAGGCGCTTTGAAGCAATGCTGGATTACATAGACATAATTCGCATTGACCACTTTCGCGGATTTGAAGCTTACTGGGCTGTGAAACAAGGTGAACAAACAGCCATGAACGGAGAGTGGATCAAAGCCCCAGGAGACAAATTATTTGAGGAAATCAAACAAAGATTGGGCAAGCTGCCGGTTTTGGCGGAAGATTTAGGAGTAATTACCCCAGAGGTAGAAGCACTGCGCGACAAATTTGAATTTCCCGGCATGAAAGTTTTACAATTCGCCTTCGGTTCCGATCCCGGTAATGGCTTTTTACCATTCAATTACCCGCGCAACGCCGTAGTTTACACCGGCACTCACGACAACGACACAACCGTAGGCTGGTTCAATCAAGCGTCGGACTGGGAAAAGCAAAACTTGTTGCTTTATTTAGGTTCTGTCAGTTCTGAAGGCATTCAGTGGGATTTAATTCGACTTGCCTTGAGTTCTGTAGCAAATCAGGCAATTATCCCCTTACAAGATATTTTCGGGTTAGATACCCAAGGGCGGATGAATAAGCCTAGTGTTGCCGAAGGTAACTGGGAGTGGCGATATCAATCAGAAGCTTTAACCCATGAATTAAGATCAAAGCTGAAAGATCTCACCACAATCTACGGTCGCGCCCCGCAGACGAAGTGA